The following nucleotide sequence is from Natronosalvus caseinilyticus.
CGGACATCACGCGACCGCGCGAGTCGTACGTTCGAGTGGCGTCGGTGACGACCGTTCGCTCGCGGTCGAGGAGCCGCCAGCGCCACTCGCCGCTCCCGCTGCCGTACAACTGGACGGAGACGTCGCCGACCGTCGTGGATTGTCCGTTCGCCGCCGTCTCGCGGACGTCGTCGATCGCCCGCTCGAGTTCGTCGCGAGTCGAGGTCTCTTCGGCGGACACGGCAACGGTTTCGCCCGAGGGAAGCACGAATCGCCACTGCCAGTCCTGGTCGGCGTAGGTCTGGAAGATAGCGTCGTCCATAGTCCGGACGCTCGAGTCGAGGTGGGCGAGCAGGCGCTCCATGGCCTCTTTGGCCGCCGCCCGCGTCGGGTGGCTGGCCGGGTCTTCTGCGACCATTTTGCCGGCCTCGTCGATCAGCCGCCAGCCCCACTCGCCGTCTTCAGTGAAGATTTCGAACGCGGCCGTGTCGATCTCGAGGAGTTCGGCCTCGGGCGCCTGCTCTTTGAGCGTCATCATGGCCTCGGCAGCGTCCCCGCGGGAGGTGTGTTCCTCCCCGGAGTCGGCGAGCACGTTGCCGTCCTCGTCGATCAGTCGCCAGCGCCATTCGCCGAAGTCGGCCTCGTAGACCTGGAACGCCGCGTTCTCGAACTCGATGAGGTCGGCCTCGCTGGCCTGCTGGCGGACGCGCTCGATGGCGTCCTCGGCGGCGTCCTCACCGACGTGGGTCTCGGTGCTGGCTGCGATGACCTCCCGGCCCTCCGTGACGAGGCGCCAGTGCCAGTCCTGGGTCACCGACGGTTCGTCGGTGCCGGTCGATTCGTCGTCGGCTCCGGTGTCGTCCGCCCCGGTGTCGGCGGTGTCCACGGGTTGCAGTTCGCCACCGTCCGCGGCGGCCATTCGCTGGGTCGGATAGATCTCGTACTCGGCGTCGTCGATCTCCACGACGGACGCGGCCGTCGCGTGGTCGGCGAACGCGGTGGTCTCCTCGGTGGTCGCCGCTTCGCTCCCGTGGGCCGATGGGCTGTGTGCGACGACGTGTTCGTTCTCGTCGACCAGCCGCCAGTTCCAGCCGTCTTCGGCCTCAGATTCGTAGCACTCGTAGGTCGGCTCGCTCGCGACAGTCACCGACGCCGACTCGAGTACCGAGAGGAGCGCCTCGACGGCGTCCTCCGCGGCGCGCCTGGTCTCGAAGTCGGTCGTCGACCGGGCCAGTTCCTCGTCGGCCTCGTCGACGAACCGCCAGGTCCAGCCGTCGACTTCCTCGAGGAGTTCGACGCCGACGTGGTCGACGTCGAGCAGTCGTGCCCGGTCGAACCGCTCGGCGAACGTCTGGGCTGCCGCTTCGGCCCGGTCCATCGACGCGTGGCCCTCCTCGCTCTCGGCCAGGGGACGCCGGTCGTCGTCGAGCAGCTGCCAGTACCACTGGTCGCGCCGTTCGGTGTAGGTGAAGGCTGCCCCCTCGATTTCGATTACGTCCGCGCCCGGGCCGCGATCCTTGAGGAAGCTCACCGACTGTTCGGCGTCGTCGCGTCGGTCGAACTCGCTCGCGCAGCTCCCCACGACGCTCCCGTCGTCTCGAGCCAGCGTCCACTGCCAAGTTCCCTCGCGGTCCTCGTGGAGGCGAAACGCCGAGGTCGTCAGCTCCATCAGGCCGGCCGAGCCGATCTGGGACTTGACGTTCTCGATGCCCGACTCCGTCTCCGGGCGGGTGACCGCGCTGGATACGCTCTCGGCGAGCGCCTCGAGGTGGAGCACGTGCCACTTCCAGTCGCCCTCCTCGTCGCGGAAGACGGCGAACTGGGCGCCCTCGAGGGAGTCGCCGGTCATGATTGGGGGCTCTTCCGTCGCACCCTCTTCCGCGACGAACATCCCCTTGCGCCCGGTGACGATGGGGACGAGTGCGGTTACGCCGGCGATGATCGCGATGCCGGTCGCGTAGAGACCGACGACTTCGACGGTCAGTTCGCGGCCATGTGAGTACCAGTGGTCGGGATAGACGGCACCGAAGGATGCGGCGCCCGCCAGTGCGATGAAGAGGCCGACGACGCTCGCCTGAATCCCCCGTCTCCGGACGGGTAACAGGAGCACGATGCCGAAGAGACAGAGCGCGAGGCCGATGGCGGCCAGGACGCCCGAGACGCGGAACTCGAACTGGGCGACCTGTCCCGTGTAGCCGACCACGAAGACGATGACGCCGACTGCGCCGAGGAGATAGCCGGCGATAAACACCCAGAATCCATACACGTCCTTCGGTGAATCGGGCTCGCCGACGTAGTGTTCGTACAGTCGAAACAAATTTTGGTGAAAGTCACTGAAAGACGACATTCTGAAACTCGAGTGCATCACCACACTCAACCATAATAAACTTCTGGCTACCAATAACTGGGATTACATATTCGGAAACCGACGGACGGCGCGACCCTGGACGGTTCGGAATTGGTCTCCCACCGATTCGGTCGGAGCCGTCACGGCGACCGGAGACGCCATAGACGACATAGACGACGCGGCCGGAACCGCACCGTCGAGCGACGCGGCCACACGGACGACACAGCTCGACCGGGCGAGCCCGTCGATTGCGGCCTCGAGTATCGGAGAAAATACTGGGAACTGATAGCTTCAGCCGTTACTTAAGCAGTCGCCGTTTCTCTATGCCGTTCCTGAGTCGGGTGGTCTCGCATCGGTGGGCGACGTGCCCGAGGGTCAAGATGGTATCGGTGAACGGAATCCATCTCGAGATGAAATCAAAGAACGAACCACTCTCGAGACGCCTTCAATGACCGCAATCCGTCACTTCAGTACGGCACCGGCCGAGTGGGTCCCACACACCGACGGCTCGTACCCCGCGTCGGAGAGGCCGGTCCCCAGCGCAAACACCGTGTTGCCGAGCATCGCCATCGACGCCTGACCCTCGACGGCCGCGACGTCCTCGAGGACCTCGCGCACCTCGTCGGTGAGCAGTCCCGCCTCGCGGGCGAATCGACGGGACGCGTAGATGAACGACGTGAGCGTCGGTTCGTCGACGACCAGCGAAAGCGCCTCCTGCCCGGCCGCCGACAGCACGTCCGTGTCACCCGTGATGACGTCCGCCGTCGACAGTCCACCGAACGAGAGGTATTCTACGCGTGCCCGTGCGGGAATCGCGTCCAGGACGTTGTGGGCTGGCGCGCCAGGCTCGAGCCGAATCGGAATCCCTCCGTGGGCCTGGGCGACGACGTCACCGAGTCCGGTCCCGGCCTGGACCTCCGCGCCGTGGGCGATCGTCACCAGTTCGTTGTACGAGAGGCGTCGATCGAAGACGTAATTGGCGGCCAGCGCCGCACCCAGCGCCGTCGCCCCGGAGATACCGAACCCGGATCCGAGCGGGAGCGAGGACTCGACGTCGACTCGCGCTGGCGCCTCGAGCGTTTCGAGCACCGTGTAGACGGGTTCGATGTCGACGCGCTCGCCCTCGAGGGAAATGGCCGGGTCGTCGGCCCGTGTCACCGTCACGTCGACCCCGTCGGTCAACGTCAGCCCCGCGCCTCGAGAGCCGGCTTTCGTCGGGTCGTCGTCCGGGTGGGCACTGAAAAAGCCGGTGATGTGGCCGGGAACGAACGCCGTCGCCTCCTCGCGCATACGGTCGTCGTTTCGGCCCGGCGGATATAACGTTGAAGATTCTGCCCAACGGGAGCCGTTCCGGCAAACACATGGGCGTGGCTTTTCCGTCCCGAGCACCCAGTACCGGTAGACGACTGGGCGAGTTGCCTCGCTTCCGGGAGAGGGGAAACGTCGCCGCGACCGGGCCGACATTCGAACCCCCAACCTCGAGCCCCGAGCCCCGAACCTTGAACCGGGCAATATGTCCAGCCGCCCCTCACGATGGCCACGAACACGAAGACCGACAATTTCGGCGCGTTTTTCAGGCGGTACACGAAGACCTGGGTCCACGCCGTCGCGACGGCCGGATTGACCGCGTTCGGTACGCTGACGATTTTCTACCGCGGGTTCGCCGTCCTGGCGCTCGCCAGTTACGTCGTTCCGCCGGTCGCCCTCTACGTCGCTCGACGACGCCGGTCCGAGGCCGTAATCGCGGCGGACGACGAGGTGTCTCAATCCGGGTCGAAAACCGACCCGCGTGCCGACCGGCCCGAATCGGTCTCGAGCGGCGAGCGAACGCGGTCCACACGGTCGGTTGAACCGAACGCGGCGACGAGCACGTCTACCGGCGCCGAACCGACGCCATCGACGCGAGGCAAGACGCTCGACCCCGGGCGGGGCACCGATGCCGCCGGCGGGTCAGACGTGGCCTCCACTGACGGCAATGGTACGGACGCCGATTCCGACGCCGGTTCGGACACAGACGCCGATTCAGACACCGATACTGGCAATAACACCGATACGGACACAGACACCGGTACAGACACCGATACGGACACAGACACCGGTACAGACACCGATACGGACAGCGACGAGGATACGGGCAGCGATGGTACCTCGAGCCGTCCTGGAGAACCACACTGGACCGCCGTCGACAGCCCGACTGACTCCACCCTTCACGACGTCGCCGTCGGCACGGGCGCCATCGCCGTCGGAACCGGCGGAACGGTCCTCGTAGCCACCGACGACGAGTGGGAAGCAGTCCTCGAGCACGGGCCCGCCGGCCAGGACCAGGACCTCCACGGCGTCGACGTGACGGACGACGGCGGCGTGGCCTGGATTGCCGGCGACGGCGGCGCAGTCGCCCGCCTCGAGATCGCGACCGGGCGCCACACGGACTTCTCCGCCCCGGACGACCGAACCGACAACCTGAGCGGTCTGGCCGCCGCGGGCGCGACCGGCGACGCGACCGTCCTCCTGATTACCGGGTCAGGAGCGGTCGTCAGGGGTCGATACCGGGACGGCGATCTCGCGTGGGCCGAACCCGTCGCGCCCGGCAGCGGCTCGAGCCTCTCCGGCGTGACCCTGCTCGACGCCGAGACCGGGTATTGCTGTGACACCAACGACGGCGTGTTCCGGACCGACGACGGCGGCCAGACGTTCGACGCGATCGGCATCGACGGGGCGGAAGGGACGCTGACCGACGTCGTGGCGGACGAGGGCGACGGTGGGGGAGAGGGAGGGGAAACGGCGTGTCACGCGAGCACCGACGCCGGCTTCGTCTACCGATACGAGTCGCCCCCGTCCACGTGGACGCCCGACCGCGTCGGCGAGGACGCGATCACGGCCATCGCTCGAGCGGGGAACCACCTCGTGGCGATCGACGACCAGGGCGGCGTCTACGATCGTCCCGACCGCACGGCCGACTGGGAACACGCCGTGACCGGCGCGAGCGGCCCCCTCTACGGTGTCGCGACCGGCCCCGGTCGAGCAGTCGCCGTCGGAGAGGGTGGGACTGTGCTCGAGCGGCGGTGACCGTTTTCGGTTCTGGTTCCCACTCGAAACGCCAGAGACGAAGCCTCGAGGACCGAATCCTGAGAGGATGGGCCAATTTCTGAGAGGAGAAGTCACGGTCTCGCGCGCATCGAGACACTCTCGCTCGTGGCGATGGACGGTGACAATCTCGATATGTGAACTGTCGCTCGACTGACTTCGGTGAGCCCGTACGGGCTCAGCCGCTGTCGGTCCGGCGAGACGTCGCTTCGCTTGTCTCGCTGTTCACAGGTCTTCGTCCTACGGACTCAGACGCTGGCGATCTCGCGGGAAGAGCACAGCCTCCCGAATGTTCTCGAGCCCCAGCATCGTCATCACGACGCGCTCGACGCCGTAGGCCCACCCGGCGTGGGGCGGCATCCCGTAGCGGAACATCTTCGTGTAGTAGTCGAACTGCTCGGGGTCGAGGCCCTGCTGTTCGAAGCCGGCGACGAGGTTCTCGTAGCGGTGCTCGCGCTGGCCGCCCGAGACCAGTTCCATCCGGGGGTGCATCAGGTCGAACCCCTTCGAGAGGTCGGGGTCGTCGTCGTGGTCCTGGATGTAGAACGGCTTGATCTCGCTGGGCCAGTCGGTGACGAAGTAGTGGCCGCCGACGTCCTCGCCGAGTGCCTTCTCGGCCTCCGTCGAGAGGTCGTCGCCCCAGACCAGCTGCTCGTCGACCTTGCCGGTCGCGTTGACGCGCTCGATGGCCTCCTCGTAGGTGAGGCGGGGGAACGCCTCGTCGAGTGGCTCGAAGTCGTCGTAGCCGAGCAAGGAGAGTTGCGCTTCGCAGTTCTCGGCGACCGCCTGGTAGGCGGCCTTGAGCGTACCCTCGCAAACGTCCATCGCCTCGTGGTGGTCGATGAACGCCGACTCGAAGTCGATCATCGTCGCCTCGTTGAGGTGACGGGGCGTGTTGTGCTCCTCGGCCCGGAAGATCGGCCCGATCTCGAAGACGCGTTCGAGGCCGGAGCCGACCATCAACTGCTTGAACAGCTGCGGGCTCTGGTTCATGAACGCCTCCTCGCCGAAGTACGTGATGGGGAAGAGTTCGGTGCCGCCCTCGGTCCCGGTGGCGACGATCTTCGGCGTCGTGATCTCGGTACAGCCGACCTCGCGGAAGTGCTCGCGGACGGCCCGCAGAATTTCGGCGCGGATCTCGAAGATCGCCTGCACGTCGTCCTTGCGGAGGTCGAGCGTCCGGTTGTCGAGTCGCGTCGAGAGCTCCGCGTCGACCTTCTCGGAGGGATCGAGCGGGAGCTGTGGGTCGGCGGGAGCGACGATCTCGAGGTCCTCGGGCGTAATCTCGACGCCCGTGGGCGCGCGGGGTTCCTCGGCGACCTCGCCGGTGACGCTAATGACGCTCTCACGGGCGACGTCGAGGCCCGTCTCGACGAGGTCCTCGTCCATCTCGTCCTTCTCGAACTTGACCTGGATCTTGCCCGAGGTGTCCCGGAGGATCAGGAAAGCGATTCCGCCGAGGTCGCGTACCTCGTGGACCCAGCCGGCGACCGTCACGTGGTCGCCTGGCTCGGCGTCTGCCGTGTAGGTTCGGTCCTGCATACCCACCGATTCTCGTAGGCGGGACTTAAGCGCAATCTTTCGCGCTCGCTGGAGTGCGTTCAGTACGGCGTGACCTCGGCATTCGTACGCTGGAACTCCGCGACGTTCCGCGTGACGACAGGCTTGTTCGCTTCGATCGCTGTCGCTGCGATCATCGTATCGACCGCACCGATCGGTTGGCCCTCCCGAAGGAGTCGACGATGCTCGGTCGTCGCTCGAGTCGCCTCCTCGAGTCCGTACGGGAGAACGTCGACGCGTTCGACGACCGATTGAAAGCGGTCGCGTTTCGAGTTATGGAGGCCACGCCCGACTTCAGTGACCGTCAGAGTCGACATCGAGGCATCTCGCCAATCGAGTTCGTCGAGTTTGGCGATGGCTCCAGCGTCATCGGCGAAGAGGTCGATGACGAAACAGCTGTCAAGCAGAACCATCTACGAGTCCTCATCCGCGTCCGATTCGAGGGCCTCGTCACCGTCGAATCGCCGTTCTACACTCGAGCGGAACGTCTTCGACTGACGACGAACGCGCTCGAGTTCATCGTCATCGACGAGTCCGATCAGTTCACGAAGCGGGTTCCCGTCTTCCTCGAGCAGCAGTCGGTCGACGACGTCGCTAAAGCTCTCTCCCTCGCGTTTCTCCCGATGTAGCCGACGGTACGTCTCGTCGCGGAGACTGATCGTCTTGCTACTCATCTGTATATCTGTGTTTTTATTTCTGTGTATATGTGTCTTACTGGACCCGTCATACGAGACGTCGAAAGCTCAGGAAGCGCCCCTTCCTACTTTGCTCTCCCAGGCGTGTCGAAGCGTATGCAACCGATCAACGTGACTGAGCTCGAGTGGACCGAGTACGACCGCGGCGACGCGCGATTCCGGCGGAAACAGCTCTCAGAAGCCGCCGACGCCACCGACCTCGGCTGTAGTCTCTACGAACTCCCGGCGAG
It contains:
- a CDS encoding DUF1508 domain-containing protein; translation: MSSFSDFHQNLFRLYEHYVGEPDSPKDVYGFWVFIAGYLLGAVGVIVFVVGYTGQVAQFEFRVSGVLAAIGLALCLFGIVLLLPVRRRGIQASVVGLFIALAGAASFGAVYPDHWYSHGRELTVEVVGLYATGIAIIAGVTALVPIVTGRKGMFVAEEGATEEPPIMTGDSLEGAQFAVFRDEEGDWKWHVLHLEALAESVSSAVTRPETESGIENVKSQIGSAGLMELTTSAFRLHEDREGTWQWTLARDDGSVVGSCASEFDRRDDAEQSVSFLKDRGPGADVIEIEGAAFTYTERRDQWYWQLLDDDRRPLAESEEGHASMDRAEAAAQTFAERFDRARLLDVDHVGVELLEEVDGWTWRFVDEADEELARSTTDFETRRAAEDAVEALLSVLESASVTVASEPTYECYESEAEDGWNWRLVDENEHVVAHSPSAHGSEAATTEETTAFADHATAASVVEIDDAEYEIYPTQRMAAADGGELQPVDTADTGADDTGADDESTGTDEPSVTQDWHWRLVTEGREVIAASTETHVGEDAAEDAIERVRQQASEADLIEFENAAFQVYEADFGEWRWRLIDEDGNVLADSGEEHTSRGDAAEAMMTLKEQAPEAELLEIDTAAFEIFTEDGEWGWRLIDEAGKMVAEDPASHPTRAAAKEAMERLLAHLDSSVRTMDDAIFQTYADQDWQWRFVLPSGETVAVSAEETSTRDELERAIDDVRETAANGQSTTVGDVSVQLYGSGSGEWRWRLLDRERTVVTDATRTYDSRGRVMSAVKGLKARADDAPIFTIDTAAIRLTDDDGWAWELIDADREVLASAVETERTKADAMAVVDEVRRRAPIAGRVDFDVASFELFADEDGRWRWRLIDENGRTVAVGSEGHASSETAQAALEDVRGLIANASILEIDSVSFELHRAEDGWVWRLIDTYGDVLAESTQSYEHRTDAREAMMAVKSHAPEGWITFTE
- a CDS encoding pantoate kinase, which gives rise to MREEATAFVPGHITGFFSAHPDDDPTKAGSRGAGLTLTDGVDVTVTRADDPAISLEGERVDIEPVYTVLETLEAPARVDVESSLPLGSGFGISGATALGAALAANYVFDRRLSYNELVTIAHGAEVQAGTGLGDVVAQAHGGIPIRLEPGAPAHNVLDAIPARARVEYLSFGGLSTADVITGDTDVLSAAGQEALSLVVDEPTLTSFIYASRRFAREAGLLTDEVREVLEDVAAVEGQASMAMLGNTVFALGTGLSDAGYEPSVCGTHSAGAVLK
- a CDS encoding WD40/YVTN/BNR-like repeat-containing protein, with product MATNTKTDNFGAFFRRYTKTWVHAVATAGLTAFGTLTIFYRGFAVLALASYVVPPVALYVARRRRSEAVIAADDEVSQSGSKTDPRADRPESVSSGERTRSTRSVEPNAATSTSTGAEPTPSTRGKTLDPGRGTDAAGGSDVASTDGNGTDADSDAGSDTDADSDTDTGNNTDTDTDTGTDTDTDTDTGTDTDTDSDEDTGSDGTSSRPGEPHWTAVDSPTDSTLHDVAVGTGAIAVGTGGTVLVATDDEWEAVLEHGPAGQDQDLHGVDVTDDGGVAWIAGDGGAVARLEIATGRHTDFSAPDDRTDNLSGLAAAGATGDATVLLITGSGAVVRGRYRDGDLAWAEPVAPGSGSSLSGVTLLDAETGYCCDTNDGVFRTDDGGQTFDAIGIDGAEGTLTDVVADEGDGGGEGGETACHASTDAGFVYRYESPPSTWTPDRVGEDAITAIARAGNHLVAIDDQGGVYDRPDRTADWEHAVTGASGPLYGVATGPGRAVAVGEGGTVLERR
- the aspS gene encoding aspartate--tRNA(Asn) ligase; this encodes MQDRTYTADAEPGDHVTVAGWVHEVRDLGGIAFLILRDTSGKIQVKFEKDEMDEDLVETGLDVARESVISVTGEVAEEPRAPTGVEITPEDLEIVAPADPQLPLDPSEKVDAELSTRLDNRTLDLRKDDVQAIFEIRAEILRAVREHFREVGCTEITTPKIVATGTEGGTELFPITYFGEEAFMNQSPQLFKQLMVGSGLERVFEIGPIFRAEEHNTPRHLNEATMIDFESAFIDHHEAMDVCEGTLKAAYQAVAENCEAQLSLLGYDDFEPLDEAFPRLTYEEAIERVNATGKVDEQLVWGDDLSTEAEKALGEDVGGHYFVTDWPSEIKPFYIQDHDDDPDLSKGFDLMHPRMELVSGGQREHRYENLVAGFEQQGLDPEQFDYYTKMFRYGMPPHAGWAYGVERVVMTMLGLENIREAVLFPRDRQRLSP
- a CDS encoding type II toxin-antitoxin system VapC family toxin, whose product is MVLLDSCFVIDLFADDAGAIAKLDELDWRDASMSTLTVTEVGRGLHNSKRDRFQSVVERVDVLPYGLEEATRATTEHRRLLREGQPIGAVDTMIAATAIEANKPVVTRNVAEFQRTNAEVTPY
- a CDS encoding antitoxin VapB family protein; protein product: MSSKTISLRDETYRRLHREKREGESFSDVVDRLLLEEDGNPLRELIGLVDDDELERVRRQSKTFRSSVERRFDGDEALESDADEDS